A region of Colletotrichum higginsianum IMI 349063 chromosome 10, whole genome shotgun sequence DNA encodes the following proteins:
- a CDS encoding cytochrome P450, which translates to MGVAQSISAEIEIQAPPAAVRSVFLDFQGYKRWSEKWKLEPTEPGKSPSDLKNGDQIQVVMGDMKFKPVIKENTSEALHWLGSLPVIFNGLHQFYFQPSQVNPGGTRFVQIENFSGLLAFLMRPGWSFREKTLTGWNQFNEELKKEVEGRST; encoded by the exons ATGGGCGTCGCTCAGAGCATATCGGCCGAGATTGAAATCCAGGCGCCGCCTGCTGCTGTAAGATCGGTA TTCCTGGACTTCCAGGGATACAAGAGATGGAGTGAGAAATGGAAACTTGAGCCCACAGAGCCCGGCAAGAGCCCGTCGGACCTGAAAAACGGAGACCAGATCCAGGTCGTCATGGGAGACATGAAGTTTAAGCCGGTGATCAAG GAAAACACGAGCGAAGCCCTGCACTGGCTAGGCTCGCTGCCGGTCATCTTCAACGGCCTGCACCAGTTCTACTTCCAGCCCAGCCAGGTGAACCCCGGGGGCACGAGGTTCGTCCAAATCGAGAACTTTTCGGGCCTTCTCGCGTTTCTCATGAGGCCGGGATGGTCCTTCAGAGAGAAGACGCTTACCGGGTGGAACCAGTTTAACGAagagctgaagaaggaagtGGAGGGACGGTCGACATGA
- a CDS encoding Glucan-beta-glucosidase — MINLVNGLLIPFSMTDPSLLDLRSRGSPDSLAPMERQPVQCHSESDFPGHADVNYGMQWEAVNAFCKTKHLATTLSTLHDPADGRYPITYRHRMRWRDWPHRINYDFFVEWVWGCRTTSHFQSVGLPLGKGGVTCHTVMRDNFLQCNNGGVGGSTQVGCLLFTFTGANGSKCILTEEEMRLRDIYDKKHGIKRPETTCGM; from the exons ATGATAAACCTCGTCAATGGCCTGCTCATCCCGTTTTCCATGACGGACCCCTCCCTTCTCGACCTTCGCTCGCGCGGTTCACCGGACTCTCTGGCACCCATGGAGAGGCAGCCCGTCCAGTGCCATAGTGAGAGCGACTTCCCAGGTCACGCAGACGTCAACTATGGGATGCAGTGGGAGGCGGTCAACGCCTTCTGCAAGACGAAACACCTGGCGACGACCCTGTCGACCTTGCACGATCCGGCCGATGGGAGGTACCCCATCACGTACAGGCACCGCATGAGGTGGAGGGACTGGCCGCACCGGATCAACTACGATTTCTTCGTCGAATGGGTTTGGGGCTGCAGGACCACCTCCCACTTCCAGAGCGTAGGACTTCCCCTGGGCAAAGGCGGCGTCACTTGCCACACCGTCATGAGGGACAACTTTCTCCAAT GCAACAACGGAGGTGTTGGCGGTAGCACGCAGGTCGGGTGTCTCCTGTTCACCTTCACCGGAGCGAATGGGAGCAAGTGCATATTGACGGAGGAAGAAATGAGATTGCGGGACATCTATGATAAGAAGCATGGCATCAAAAGGCCAGAAACCACATGCGGCATGTGA
- a CDS encoding Peptidase s41 family protein — protein sequence MVRASSYLGSLAVLAASAVAKEIQPNEAIAAELYDSGKIHEQVIASKKAEFARQRAAGAYNSELWPELGYTPCVNGWAEAVVGDRLNTFRCHNADLYSFLSHAALGGPLAEGSSSWGWTNDDGREFVAIGQYEGTAFAEILSDGKLVYLGRLPQYSSPSEWREIRSYKHYMVIGSEAVGHGIQIFDMKKLLDIDPASPVVFDAKLDLTSHFNALLPLGRAHNVVINEELNYGVAVGAMPRSDPLCAAGLNFFDLTDPANPVSLGCAKGDGYVHDAQCLVYRGPDKRYQGRDICYGYNEDTLTIYDVTDKANVTNIISRISYEGASYTHQGWVLDVNNQEFLVLDDELDEVRGNGPGGDGYPVTFIWDIRDLENPKQTGVFTHPTKAIDHNQYVIDNYIYQSHYGAGLRVLDGRSIPTDPTGAGVCEAAWFDIYPEDDDFEGGGYVGFVGTWSSYAYFPSGYIFINTIERGAFVVKLTGKDCPKAPVCNADNCLRSFRANSIPGRLEESQAFCKTFLSSPVKDAAVLPSHAVQNCAKEDKVAQASSACACLPTATPAP from the exons ATGGTTCGCGCTTCGTCCTACCTCGGCtcccttgccgtcctcgccgcctcggccgttGCCAAGGAGATCCAGCccaacgaggccatcgccgccgagctctACGACTCCGGCAAGATCCACGAGCAGGTCATTGCTAGCAAGAAG GCCGAGTTCGCCCGCCAGAGGGCCGCCGGTGCCTACAACAGCGAGTTGTGGCCCGAGCTGGGCTACACTCCCTGCGTGAACGGGTGGGCCGAAGCTGTCGTTGGTGACAGGCTCAACACCTTCAGGTGCCACAAC GCCGACCTGTACTCCTTCCTCAGCCACGCCGCCCTTGGTGGCCCCCTCGCCGAGGGTTCCTCCTCGTGGGGCTGGACCAACGACGATGGCCGTGAGttcgtcgccatcggccagTACGAGGGCACCGCCTTCGCCGAGATCCTCTCGGACGGCAAGCTCGTCTacctcggccgcctgccGCAGTACTCTTCCCCCTCGGAGTGGCGCGAGATCCGCTCCTACAAGCACTACATGGTCATCGGCTCCGAGGCCGTTGGCCACGGCATCCAGATCTTCGACATGAAGAAGCTCCTGGACATCGACCCGGCCAGccccgtcgtcttcgacgccAAGCTCGACCTGACCAGTCACTTCAATGCCCTCCTGCCCCTGGGCCGTGCTCACAACGTTGTCATCAACGAGGAGCTCAACTACGGTGTCGCCGTGGGCGCCATGCCCCGCTCCGACCCCCTCTGCGCCGCCGGTCTCAACTTCTTCGACCTGACGGACCCCGCGAACCCCGTCTCTCTGGGTTGCGCCAAGGGCGACGGCTACGTCCACGACGCCCAGTGCCTCGTCTACCGCGGCCCGGACAAGCGCTACCAGGGCCGTGACATCTGCTACGGCTACAACGAGGACACCCTCACCATCTACGACGTCAccgacaaggccaacgtcACCAACATCATCTCCCGCATCTCCTACGAGGGCGCCTCCTACACCCACCAGGGCTGGGTCCTCGACGTGAACAACCAGGAgttcctcgtcctcgacgacgagctcgacgaggtccgcggcaacggccccggcggcgacggctaCCCCGTCACCTTCATCTGGGACATCCGCGATCTCGAGAACCCCAAGCAGACCGGAG TCTTCACCCACCCCACCAAGGCCATCGACCACAACCAGTACGTCATCGACAACTACATCTACCAGTCCCACTATGGCGCCGGTCTCCgtgtcctcgacggccgctCCATCCCCACCGACCCCACCGGTGCCGGCGTTTGCGAGGCCGCCTGGTTCGACATCTaccccgaggacgacgacttcgagggcggcggctacgtcggcttcgtcggTACCTGGTCCTCGTACGCCTACTTCCCCTCGGGCTACATCTTCATCAACACCATCGAGCGcggcgccttcgtcgtcAAGCTGACGGGCAAGGACTGCCCCAAGGCCCCCGTCTGCAACGCCGACAACTGCCTGCGCTCCTTCCGCGCCAACTCCATCcccggccgcctcgaggaGTCCCAGGCCTTCTGCAAGACCTTCCTCAGCTCGCccgtcaaggacgccgccgtcctcccctCGCACGCCGTCCAGAACTGCGCCAAGGAGGACAAGGTCGCCCAGGCTAGCAGCGCCTGCGCCTGCCTGCCCACCGCCACCCCCGCTCCTTAG
- a CDS encoding Cytochrome P450 has product MSSVRSKYTRTEWYYRACRHRPDKDHVFSEMDEEKHRRLRQQMGSGYSGKENEGLENSIDTHVSELVQLVRSKYISTEAAARPMDFAQKIQYLTLDVISDISFGKPFGDLRADEDMFGIAESSETGIIIFTYNIALGLYKILHRPFFARLFGPKETDPTGWGRMFANGRAIVRARLALGAQGRSDMIASFIRHGLTEEDILSETTLQMIAGSDTTAASLRTIMLYLMTHPRVYAKLRAEIDASAASGHASGGVVSDAQCRRLPYLQAVIKEGMRVHPPVTIMVPKRVPDGGDTVVVDGKTVFLPGGTNVNCAAWPLHINEDVFGEDAGVFRPERWLLERGEGRLARMHRVHELLFGYGKYQCLGRPIAMMEIGKTVYELMRNFDWCLARPDTPWKESNHAGVFTHNDMWVLASDRPSS; this is encoded by the exons ATGAGCAGCGTCCGGTCGAAGTACACGAGGACGGAGTGGTATTACCGCGCCTGTCGGCACCGGCCGGACAAGGACCATGTCTTTagcgagatggacgaggagaaACATCGGCGGCTAAGGCAGCAGATGGGGTCCGGG TACTCGGGCAAAGAGAACGAGGGGCTGGAGAACTCCATCGACACGCACGTCTCGGAGCTGGTCCAACTCGTCCGGTCGAAGTACATCTCGACcgaggccgcggcgaggccgatggACTTTGCCCAGAAGATCCAGTACCTGACGCTCGACGTCATCAGCGACATCAGCTTCGGCAAGCCGTTCGGTGACCtgcgcgccgacgaggacatgtTCGGCATCGCCGAGTCGTCAGAGAcgggcatcatcatcttcacgTACAACATCGCGCTGGGCCTCTACAAGATCCTCCACCGGCCCTTCTTCGCGCGCCTGTTCGGGCCCAAGGAGACGGACCCGACGGGCTGGGGCCGCATGTTCGCCAACGGCCGCGCCATCGTCCGGGCGCGGCTGGCGCTCGGCGCGCAGGGGCGGTCCGACATGATCGCGTCCTTCATCCGGCACGGCCTCACGGAGGAGGACATCCTGTCCGAGACGACGCTGCAGATGATCGCGGGCTCGgacacgacggcggcgtcgctgcGGACCATCATGCTCTACCTCATGACGCACCCGCGCGTCTACGCGAAGCTGCGGGCCGAGATCGACGCGTCCGCCGCGAGCGGGCACGCCTCCGGGGGGGTCGTCTCGGACGCCCAGTGCCGGAGGCTGCCGTACCTGCAGGCCGTCATCAAGGAGGGGATGCGCGTCCACCCGCCGGTGACGATCATGGTCCCGAAACGGGTGCCCGACGGGGGCGACACGGTGGTCGTGGACGGCAAGACCGTCTTCCTGCCCGGCGGGACCAACGTCAACTGCGCCGCGTGGCCGCTGCACATCAACGAGGATGTcttcggcgaggacgccggggTGTTCCGGCCGGAGAGGTGGCTGCTCGAGCGGGGCGAGGGGAGGCTGGCGAGGATGCACCGCGTGCACGAGCTCTTGTTCGGATACGGCAAGTATCAGTGTCTCGGACGGCCCATTGCGATGATGGAGATTGGGAAGACGGTCTACGAG CTCATGCGCAACTTTGACTGGTGCCTCGCCAGGCCAGACACGCCGTGGAAGGAATCCAACCATGCGGGCGTCTTCACTCACAACGACATGTGGGTTCTTGCATCGGACCGACCGAGCAGTTGA
- a CDS encoding Het domain protein, with translation MSVRVLLAALAVIGHAQGLKPQYPIFESCAASPLLPDSQRACGKGMMLTPEAPTVDRLAANGTGKKKDIWRWDEGWRGPHSCAVPFCAYSRPSFAGGRGIVLVSTAPNAEETSRLPAFSNESIAGEGDSELFRIVEVPGKGLGLVANQPIRRGQRIMAHPPAVVVHRRFIDVVDLEGQYRLLDDAIAQLPDETREAFMEQVGQSADHTSLGHKVHDIMHTNSFELSLGIRDGRHFGNYPEVSRFNHDCRPNVAFYIDDSDMRHYTHAVRDIQPGEELTISYLDSLSARVVRQDRAQRNWGFGCACAHCSQPEAFVRASDQRLVRMWDIEQQLSHWNGEKVDEEMIETLVALYRQEQLDQSHGSDAFRLAALNYNSLGMEEEAVGYARLAEEQLLLEGGPRSKRVEDMRSLLRDPRAHYSWRQRV, from the exons ATGAGCGTGCGCGTGCTCCTCGCAGCTCTGGCCGTCATCGGCCATGCACAAGGCCTGAAGCCGCAGTACCCCATCTTCGAATCATGCGCCGCCAGCCCGCTCCTCCCGGACTCCCAGCGGGCCTGCGGCAAGGGCATGATGCTGACCCCCGAGGCGCCGACCGTCGACAGGCTCGCAGCGAACGGGacgggcaagaagaaggacatcTGGCGCTGGGACGAGGGCTGGCGGGGCCCTCACTCGTGCGCCGTCCCCTTCTGCGCCTACTCGCGCCCTTccttcgccggcggccgcggcatCGTGCTCGTGAGCACCGCCCCCAACGCCGAGGAGACGTCCCGCCTCCCGGCCTTCTCCAACGAGTCGAtcgcgggcgagggcgacagCGAGCTGTtccgcatcgtcgaggtGCCCGGCAAGGGGTTGGGTCTCGTCGCGAACCAGCCGATCCGGCGAGGGCAGCGCATCATGGCCCACCCGCCCGCCGTTGTCGTCCACCGGAGGTtcatcgacgtcgttgaCCTCGAGGGCCAAtaccgcctcctcgacgacgccatcgcgCAGCTCCCGGACGAGACCCGGGAGGCCTTCATGGAGCAGGTGGGCCAGTCGGCGGACCATACGTCCTTGGGGCACAAGGTCCACGACATCATGCACACCAACTCGTTCGAGCTGAGCCTCGGCATCAGGGACGGCCGCCACTTTGGCAACTATCCGGAAGTGTCGCGGTTCAACCACGACTGCCGACCCAA CGTCGCCTTCTACATCGACGACTCGGACATGCGGCACTACACCCACGCCGTCCGGGACATCCAGCCCGGCGAGGAGCTCACCATCTCCTACCTCGACTCGCTCAGCGCGCGCGTCGTGCGCCAGGACCGCGCCCAGCGCAACTGGGGCTTCGGCTGCGCCTGCGCGCACTGCAGCCAGCCCGAGGCCTTCGTCCGCGCCTCGGACCAGCGCCTCGTCCGGATGTGGGACATTGAGCAGCAGCTCAGCCACTGGAACGGCGAGaaggtggacgaggagatgATCGAGACGCTGGTCGCGCTGTACCGGCAGGAGCAGCTGGACCAGTCGCACGGGTCGGACGCGTTCCGGCTGGCCGCGCTGAACTACAACTCGCTGgggatggaggaggaggcggttgGGTACGCGaggctcgccgaggagcagctgctgctggagggCGGGCCGCGGTCGAAGCGCGTCGAGGACATGAGGAGCTTGCTGCGGGATCCGAGGGCGCACTACAGCTGGCGGCAGAGAGTCTAG